A part of Fusarium oxysporum Fo47 chromosome III, complete sequence genomic DNA contains:
- a CDS encoding thioredoxin-like protein: MGGRIDCYLDIVSFYSYVGYADLRQNMSKLAAHGVKVNFIPVFLGGIMQTSGNRPPWVLKAKGEYLARDSFRAAERLGVPYQGSPPDIVAIAKTVSPLRALHFIKENYPESTYLAAIRFLFHKIWLPPHVNLAEDEKLIAALKEATDELDGGSGKKLFSDEDVEKIMNGRESMKERVKDLTGEAVQKGAFGAPWLIVTRDDSKSEAFFGSDRFNHIYRFLGVPFKDVEILPPSKL, from the exons ATGGGTGGACGTATCGACTGTTACCTAGACATTG TGTCATTCTACAGTTATGTAGGATATGCGGACTTGAGACAGAACATGAGCAAACTCGCTGCTCATGGAGTGAAAGTGAA TTTCATCCCTGTCTTTTTGGGCGGCATTATGCAGACATCAG GAAACCGTCCTCCATGGgttctcaaggccaaggggGAATATCTTGCTAGAGATTCATTCCGCGCTGCTGAGCGTCTTGGGGTTCCCTATCAAGGCTCGCCACCCGATATCGTTGCCATCGCAAAGACCGTGTCACCACTCCGCGCCTTACACTTTATTAAGGAGAACTACCCAGAGTCAACTTATCTCGCTGCAATCAGATTCCTCTTCCACAAGATATGGCTGCCTCCTCATGTCAATCTTGCCGAGGACGAGAAGCTCATTGCAGCTCTCAAGGAAGCAAcggatgagcttgatggagGGTCTGGCAAGAAGCTGTTctctgatgaagatgttgagaagatcatgaaTGGAAGGGAGAGTATGAAGGAGAGGGTCAAAGATCTTACTGGTGAAGCGGTTCAGAAGGGCGCTTTTGGAGCTCCTTGGTTGATTGTGACCCGCGATGATAGCAAGTCCGAGGCTTTCTTTGGAAGTGACAG ATTTAACCATATTTATCGGTTTTTGGGAGTTCCTttcaaggatgttgagatttTGCCTCCATCAAAGTTGTGA
- a CDS encoding dihydrofolate reductase-like domain-containing protein — protein MQSLELNLIVAATRNMGIGLHGTMPWQGLRKEMKYFARVTTRVPPQASSSINAVIMGRKTWDSIPTKFRPLKDRLNIVISRSAPSKLPEKVEPSEPVRVQSLELALQYARAHSDVGRIFVIGGAQIYDAALRLPEARRILLTSIERDFDCDTFFPVDLKDGSWERKSREELQEWTGEEIEEGGQEEAGTKYEFQMWEKHD, from the exons ATGCAGTCTCTCGAATTGAATCTCATAGTCGCGGCCACGCGCAACATGGGCATTGGCCTCCATGGAACAATGCCCTGGCAAGGGCTACGCAAAGAAATGAAGTACTTTGCGCGCGTCACAACTCGGGTGCCACCACAG GCCTCATCGTCTATCAACGCAGTCATCATGGGCCGCAAAACCTGGGACTCGATCCCCACCAAATTCCGGCCTCTGAAAGACCGTCTCAACATTGTCATTTCCCGCTCCGCACCCTCAAAGCTTCCCGAAAAAGTTGAGCCCTCTGAACCCGTGAGAGTCCAATCTCTTGAACTTGCTCTTCAATACGCCCGTGCTCATAGCGACGTCGGTCGAATTTTCGTCATCGGTGGTGCGCAGATCTATGACGCCGCTCTCAGACTGCCAGAAGCGCGACGGATCCTTCTCACGAGTATTGAGCGTGATTTTGACTGCGATACTTTCTTTCCTGTTGACTTGAAGGATGGATCGTGGGAGAGAAAGTCTAGAGAGGAGTTGCAGGAGTGGACAGGtgaagagattgaagagGGTGGCCAGGAAGAAGCTGGTACAAAGTATGAGTTTCAAATGTGGGAGAAGCATGATTAG